The proteins below are encoded in one region of Sphaerodactylus townsendi isolate TG3544 linkage group LG06, MPM_Stown_v2.3, whole genome shotgun sequence:
- the LOC125434556 gene encoding U6 snRNA-associated Sm-like protein LSm2 translates to MLFYSFFKSLVGKDMVEELKNDLSICGALYSVDQYLNIKFTDISVTDPEKYSHMLSVKTCSIRGSVIHYVQLLANEVDTQPLQDVAHKEAKMLHTAETGMVSLSFFVLLDLPTYIRICDLSMWHWP, encoded by the exons ATGCTTTTCTATTCTTTCTTCAAGTCCCTGGTAGGTAAGGACATGGTGGAGGAGCTGAAGAATGACTTGAGTATATGTGGGGCCCTATATTCTGTGGATCAGTATCTGAACATCAAATTCACAGACATCAGTGTGACAGACCCTGAGAAGTATTCTCATATGTTGTCTGTCAAGACCTGCTCCATTCGTGGCTCAGTTATCCACTATGTCCAGCTTCTGGCCAATGAGGTCGACACACAACCATTGCAGGATGTCGCACACAAAGAAGCAAAGATGCTGCACACAGCAGAAACAGGGATGGTTTCcctgtctttttttgtgctgcttgatt TGCCCACATACATCAGAATATGTGATCTGTCCATGTGGCACTGGCCTTAG